Below is a window of Macadamia integrifolia cultivar HAES 741 chromosome 8, SCU_Mint_v3, whole genome shotgun sequence DNA.
gaagagaagatgaactGAGAAATTTGAAGCATGGATTAGAGAATGTAAAGAAAGTTGCAAAAAGAAATGCTAATATACTGGTGTGATGGAGAAAAGATGTCCTCTTCCTTTTTATTGTTCACATATTACATTATCTTAGTGTTTAATCTGTGATGTgcagattttgattttttatttttttaagttcaaaCTAGTGCAACAAATAGACTTGTACATAGCCTTACTGCTTCTGAAATCTCTGTACTTAAGACTGAATGTTGAAATCAGCTGCTGGCTTTACTGGGCAGGTGCATTCAAGATAGAAGATGAGTACACTAGATGCAACCAGAGCAGAACTTGCTCTTGTGGTCTTGTATTTGAACAAAGCTGAAGCGAGGGATAAAATCTGCAGGGCAATACAATACGGTTCAaaattcttgagcaatggagaGCCTGGTACAGCTCAAAATGTTGACAAGTCAACTAGCTTGGCCCGTAAAGTTTTCCGGCtttttaaggtttggtttgtaGTTTGTTATTAGCACAAGTATGAGTTGTAAATTAATGGCCTTACTGGACAAGTAGTGGTTTCATTCAATTTGTTTGTCTCTATAACCAATTCCCTTCTGATGTTTCATGGGCTTTGGCCATCATAtgctttaatattttttatggaaTTTCACCATGCTGCTTTTGCTTTTCGGGTTGGAAAAATGTTCAGCGTGTATGTCTGCACTCTTATAAATCTTGGACATCattttaatccaatttctatTGGACTTGCAGTTTGTCAATGATTTGCATGCTCTAATCAGTCCAACTCCCCAGGGAACTCCTCTTCCAATTGTTTTACTGGGAAAGGTATGTGCGTTCTTCTTGTTGATTTTGCTAATAAGATCTTCATTTTCCCATTTTCTGGCATTTAACATGATGCTTGTGTCAGTCCAAAAATGCATTACTGTCAACTTTCTTGTTCCTGGATCAAATTGTCTGGCTTGGGAGAACAGGCATCTACAAGGTGATGATTGTCTTCCTGTTTAacttttcagttttagattgTGTTCGTCAAGAGACACTGGTACTAAAAACACTTTCtctgatttattttttccttctatgTTTAGAACAAGGAGCGTGCAGATCTAATCGGCAGGATCTCTCTTTTCTGTTGGATGGGTTCCTCAGTTTGCACCACCTTGGTTGAGGTCTGTGCCTTTGGTTTGTGGTTTGTTGTTGTCATCATTAGTACTGTCACAGACAACTTCattacttttcctttttcccccttcttctcaAGCTTGCGGAACTTGGAAGGCTGTCTGCATCAATGAAGAAGATGGAAAAGGATCTTAAGAGCACCGACAAGTATCAAGTATGTGAAGCTGGTCCTTGTTGAAAGGTGTTCATGTTATTCCTTCTTCTGCCTCTCAAATCCTGAATAATACCACACCTTTGTCTGGTGAATGCAGAATGAACAATACCGTACCACGCTGAAGAAATCAAATGACAGGTCATTAGCTCTGATAAAATCAGCTATAGATATAGTGGTTGCAGTCGGGCTGCTTCAACTGGCACCCAAGAAAGTCACTCCTCGTGTTACAGGAGGCTTTGGATTTGTCAGCTCCCTCATCTCCTGTTATCAGGTGCTTTGCGATTCTGTGCCTCTTTGATTCCAAGGGtttttgaacattttttttatattcaaacGCTATATCTTCGAATACAAGGATTAGTTGTTTGCATTTCTTATTCACATTTTGCTACTTTTTCCAACTGCTAATTGCAGTTGCTTCCACCAGCACCAAAGTCGAAGGCATCCTGAAGAGGGAAAGACAGATTGGCTCAACATGCTTCAGCACCATCCAAATAATATTTCAGGTTGATAGGGTTATATAGTGGCATACTCTTCTGTGCAAGTTGTTGAATGGTAGAAACATATTGAAGTTTCACCAAGACATCTATCTATCATTCGTTGCTCTCAATTTCCTATGGGGTGAATAATATTTATTGCCGCCTGTGTTCGTTTGATATAGTTGTAATTTGCACTTGCATTAGGTGCATGTGCTCATCCAAAACATGCACAACAGCATCCAAACAATCCAGAAGTTTGTGGGGAGCAGATAATTGTTTGGAAGCAACACCTAAAAGGCCTACTACCAAACCGgactaaaaaatcaaaattgggcCAGCCAAATCCCTTATTGGTCCTGCTTTGGTTTTGTTCTTTGGAAAATTTGCCCGTTTTGGTCTCACCCGATTTGACTGAAAGATTGACTGTAGCtgataataaaaatcccaaagttcttaaattttttttggggagttTTCTGTTCGTGAGGCCCTGTGTCACAAACGGGTTGCGCAATGATCACCACACTCCTCATGGGGTTACGCCTCTGTCCCCACAGGCTGGAATTGATCCTCAGTCTTCCATGCGGCGCACTGGAACCACCTTCAACCATTCCATCTCAGTAGGCTACTAAGGCTAGCTGAGCCATTCATTCTCAGAAGACAATTGCGGTGGTACGCCAACCAACAGGTAGGAGGGTCACAAGCGGTGATCATGCACCTCAGCATCTCCTTTTGTTTGCAATCATTGCATCAAAGGTGGGCTCTAATTTACTGAAATTGATTCTTGAAAGTGGCTAAAAAGATTGTAGTTGTTGAGAACTCAGAACATTTAACACATGGTTCAAATGGATCGCTTCGTATCATGAGCGCTATTATAACGTCTTTCTAGTGATATttggggtgcaagtttggcccagCAAGCCTTTGATCACCCGCCTGTGATCATACAGGCCCGCCCTGACCCAATCCTGCATctctaaaaatatataaataagggAAACAGAACTGTCTGGAGAAGAGAGCCTTGCCCAGACACAGGGTGCATAAAATTACCCCCATGCCCCCCCATCccatcccaccccaccccaccccaccgcACCCCACgccaccacaccacaccacaccacaccaaaatGAAATCCCCTGTAATCTTACCCCTGTTGATGCTTTTGTATGTTCATACTGGCCCCAATGTTGACGCAAGGGGCCATGCTCACAAGTGAAGTTATAGCTCTTGAACAAGTGATGAGAGACAAGGTTGCCCGGGTCAAGGGATCGCAGGCAGCATGTAATGTTCCCACCTGCAACTATGAAATAGACTAGCTGAATTAGCAATGAAAAACGAGAGAACTGATCAGCCAAATTCGGTTGAAGCAGATCCATCTTATGCCTCGTCACTCTCTGGCACACGTTGAGCTTTTTCCTTCCCTTCCGTCTTTAAACCCACTATCCGGTACTTCGAAATGAGTTTGTTGATCAGTTGCAAAAGAAGTTGCAAAAGAACTAGAATGAACACCATTTGGAGAGGGATAGACTAGTTAATTCTTTTACTATAATCTAATGGAAGAAATGAGTATCATAGCTTACCTCTTGAAGGGGAAAAGATCTACTACGAGGAGTATCTATTTTTAACAAAGCTTTTTATCCTCCCCATCCTTCGATCGGACTAGCTTGCTACCTGCTTAAGGCGCGACGTTCAAGCGATATACTAATCGATAAGTATGAAATGATGGAATTTTAAACacattaaattaataaatatgaaatgatAGTATTTTAGACTAATTAAATGCATTATCTAAATCAGGAAAAATTTTCGGCAACTTTGATTATAACGAGATTTTTCCATTACACACATTCTTCGAGTTGCTCAGATCAGTCAGAGCTGAGCTGGGCTGAGCTTAACAGGATTGAGCCTGGGCTGAAATAGCCTAGGTTGTGGCCAGGGTCTGAAAGGAATCGATTTAGCCTAACCGCGGCTGCACCCTTCAGTTAcactttttctgtttttggttgGTTTAGGACAGACGTCATCAACATCATACCTGACCACAAATAATGCAAAACTATATCTGACAAGCGTCATTAGACGAAAATGGGCCTTACAAGATTTATAAAGTCACAAAAGTTTGTGACCGAGTGAGGCTGTagtgtgaaaatcgtctacaGTCATTGAATCGATGTAGTGAGCATTGGGTGGTTGAAAATCCCTTCGAGCATGTGTCCAGATGTTCTTAGTGTTCGATGCTCACCGCACCTCACAGCTAGCTGAAGAGAATGTGGACTAAAGGTGTCAATAGTTTGGTTCCAATTGGTTTCGGTGAGGTTTCACTATTAAGGGGAAAatataacttctttttttttggatagaggGGAAAATATAACTGGCCAGCACTGAAACTGAATCAATTACTTAATTGATCCAACATAGTAGGGCCAGAACCGAAAGACTGATTAGTTGAGCCCAGTAAGGAGTAACTTTTTTGAGGCTGTGTAAAATCTGTTATAAAAACTAGACAATGGCCTGTAGACTCAATAGTCCCCTTATAACATGAACATTGGTTCAATATAGTGAATAGTGAGTGAAAAAACCTAAATGGCAAATCAAAGCCTCTATTTTTGGTCTAAtcaattttatttggtttggtttgaattGGTCCAAGAAACACATAACCTGCCCCATTGccattgtgaaaaaaaaaaaaaaaaaaaaggttctttcCCAAGGGGATGGTAGATTACAACAAAACTGTAGTTGGGAAGCCAAATAGCATTGTTTGATGGGGATGAAGAACACTAACCAGTTGTGTTTCTTACGCCCTTCAATGGGGGAGTCCACATGGGTATCACcagagagcacaaaaagggtaGGGGGTCATTTCATAGTACCCTGTATAGAACAAGACCAGTTAGAGTTCTTTTTCGCTTGTTAAAATCATATTCTGACCATGAATATATTTTAAGACCTAACATAACCCTCCATAGTTTGTTTTAATTCTTCAAAGAGTCACCATCTGCTTTGCATTAGCTCTAGTATTGGACCCATAGAAAAACCAAGGAGATATATTTTGTACATGATGAGCATCTGGTGGAGTTGCACTGAAAGATCAAATGAGTAATGCACATttgtcttcataaaaaaaaaaaaaaaaaaaaaagagtaatgcACATTTGTAATCTTCCTGTTTTTACCATTTTAGTATAATTTATCTTTTTCAAATGagggtatatattgtaatttcacATATATATTCGAAAAATGTACAAGACAGTTAAgacttttgataatgacataataaaAAATCTCTTTCAAATTATTTCTGAAAACTCTTTTATATCCCTCACTTAAAAAACTTTTGAGAATACGATAAAAGGATAATTTTAAAAAtctgtcaagttctaaatacacctataaaAATGTCATTTAGACAATCCCTTAATTAGAATACCTCAATACTTCATATATATGTTGCCCGCAATGTGACAAACTTAGGTAACACCAAATACTAAAATTTAGCTCACATTGCTATCTTACTCACAGAATGAGTTTAAGCTTAAGTGTTTACTGAAACTTTGGGAAATGATGGCAAAGCTGACATTCCAAATAAATAATACTAAAAAGAAAGAACTTGAGCCACAAAAATTGACAAAATAGGATGATCAAAATTGAAAGATTGCCTTCCCAAACAAGATATGGCAAACTGGAAAGGCAAAAGTTAAGATTACTTTTTTTATGGGAATAATACAAGGGAAATATGTAACACATCATAAGCCATAAAATATGTTGAACTAGACTCGAGGTTGAAGCTAGTTGCTAGCAAGGTTTAAATCATCactctaccaaaaaacaaaagaaaaaaaggtttaaATCATTGGAATGGTGGAGGTTTGTAGATCATTTAGATCATTGTATGTGTTTGGATACACTTAGATATCACCAAAATGTTGCATCACATAGCAAACTTTTATGGGTCACATTGTTGACATTATTATTATCTAACCATGGGCCTATTTTGAGTCATATCCTCTATCTATACATAGTTTATTTTAATACTTAAAAATATcactttattttatattaattatagtattgaaatatagaaaacaaggaaaaattttCTGCACATAATGGATCATATGGTGGGAGATAAACTGAGTAATTAGAATGATTTAATTTAGTAATGTACATTACaattagtcatttacatttaaAATGCTTCATTTCTTTGGTGTATATTTTTCGGTAATCTAGCAACTTAAGTAAAGAGGGAGTTAATAAAGGTATGCCCAATGCCTAAGGCTCCAATCATTGTGGGGTTTGAGGAGGGAAAAATGTACGCTGCCTTATCTTTGTATCATGGAAAGGATGTTCCCTAAAATTACCACATGTAGCTCACATCACTATCAAATTTATAGAGTAAGTTTGAGCTTAGAATTTTGGTCCATGACATAATGCAACATTGGAAAATACTCACAAAGTTGACAtttaaaagagagaagaaattgttGCGCCACAAAATTTGACAATAGGATGACCAAAATTAAAAGCTTACCTTCCTAAACTAGATATGACAAAATAGAACAAccaaataataaattttataattaataataCAAAAGGAATGTCCAATACAGCATACGCCACAAAATTTGATGAACCATGACTTGAGGTTGAGAATAATTGTTAGTAAGTTTTAAATAATTTGGAATGCTGATAGTTAGTAAATCGGTTTCAAAATAAACTTCTATGTTTGGATATAACTTTTTAGATATTTATGCAAATCAAGTGAATCTACACATTACACCTTTCCtctcccacccccccaaaaaaagagacCATATTTGTGGAATGAAGCATATGAATAGTATTTTAAGTtgtagtttttcttttgtttttttgtaagaaatttttcTGTACATTCTTATAACCAAGTTAAGTACAATAAATTATCCTACAAATTTAGGTTTTGTAATATATCATAAGGGTAAAGGTTTTCCATGATGTTACGCTGGCAAACCATACTAACGAAAGGGTAGAAACGGATCAATAGGACTTACATTTTGCATGAGGAGAAAGAGAGTCAATGTAGGTCTATTGTGCATTATGTGAGAGGCCATGGCAAGGAATATCCACTTCAGCGTTGTAGAATTTTtcccatataaaaaaataatgattaaatAAGGTGAATTATTGTTGTCAGAAAgggtttgttattttttcaaatatcacAAGACATCTATTCCGCCACATAGACATATGATGTGTCCATTCTGATGGTTATATAGAGAGGACATGGTCTAGATTACTGACATATCAACTTTTAGAGTCTATTTCAATTAAAGAGAAAGAACATTAATCGACTGCGCCCTCCACACCCAAACACAAGACACAAGACACAAGACGTCAAGAATAGACGCTCTTGCCCCTTTGGTTGGATGCTTGTGCATAGACTCCCATTGCTAGGGCATGGGCCACGCGGCCATGTAGCGTTCTTTCTCCATTCAATTAAATATATCTTATTTATATTTGTATATATCCCATGTATGTTCACAATAATGTTTCAATACTCTAGTCATTACTCATTATTGTtactctcccaactctatgcAAGAATAAAtgatttggaataaaaaatttgtaATAATGGCTAAACTCACATTTGTCTTGTGATTTCAAAAAATGCCACATTCCATCATTTAATGGACAATAACCCCAATTGTTCCATATGTAAAACCCCATTAATTGTTCCATATTAACATCTGTATTTAACCCATTTGCAGATAAAAAGCCAATCTAAGTCTGAACTAAAGCATTTCAGTTGCTATAATTAATCAATAAAAGGACAAATTGCTCCTTAAAAACCGAGTTCTGATGTCTTTTTAGAATATTAACTAACCATAGAAGTCTATGAGTAAGTGGGATTTATggctagaagaagaaagaaaatccaACTTGTGATCATCTTGCCATAGTCATATGTTAATTATAAATAGGAGAATCATATCTGGCCGTTAATTTTaaccctctttggtatcatttttcttttttattttgtttacaaaattggttttggctgcattttgtattatttatggagcttgtttctatttttaaaaaattggtaaaacacaaaaaacaaaaagagatcaagagtcatttatgtgttttggctaaaaatgattttcagttatATTTGCACTAgactttaatgagcatgtgcttaAAGGCTCAATATGGatgggtaaagtagtcatttgctttgtaattagaaatccaaaccCCTTgccccccctcttcttcagtcaAAACtgaagaaagagagttataagaaatatgggtgaagagaatttaaaaaaaaaaaacctattttacacataaagataccaaactatttctcacaaaaaattatttttgtcaaatagttaccaaaccatttttatgttttgataaaaaaaaatggttttcattaatgatttttgttaaacagattaaaaaaaaattgataccaAATAGGACCTTCAATTAACATGTAATTAACTTCTGATTTGGAGATAGTGACAGTTGTTAACAAGaactatatttatatatatatatatatatatatatatttaatcaGACAGGGAACTTGCTACTGATTTTGACATTTTGGATGAGGCTTCCATTAAAAGTCTTTTAAAATGAAGATAAAAGGTCTACTTGGTGAGCTGCTGCCACTTCATGTCAATTAGTTGAAGTACAAATTATTACCTTGTCATGGAGGAACTTATTACCTTATCATGGAGGAACTTATAAAGTCTGTGTTTGTTGGTAGATCCAACAGAAGAAACATGACAGCTTTTAATGGAGGAAGGAAAATATGCCTGCATCTGTGCATGAACTTAACTGTTATCTCATATTGCTCTATCTGATTACTTAAAAATAGGCATGATTTCTTAGTATTTAACTTATAATAGAataatattagattttttttttcttttttgagaggGGGTGTTAGCATATAGTATTAGACTCTGATATGTCAAAACCCATTAACCAAAGGAAGGGGAGTTGACCATTAAAAGGGTTGACTTTTGAGGGCCTTATTATATTAAGTCAACCCATGACACCCCCTTATGAGTTTTGCCACCTTTGTTCGTGAAAACCTTAAGAAACAAGGCTTAACTAAAATGTAGAAGAATACAAACCAAGTGGATGTTTAACCAATACAGGTTCTGACTTGGGAATGTAAGTTCTTAATTTAAGGGTCAAACCAggaggtcatttcaaaaaaaaaacaaaaaaacaaaaaacaaatacaaaaaacaaaaaacaaaaaacttgaAGAAGCACTAGGCAGCAAGCTAATTAACACAATTGACAACACAATGTATGTATCATTTAGGTCAAATATATTTGGGTGGGTTGACCGAGCCCAACAACTAAAACACCTGATCTATTTATTTACAAGTTTCAATCTTAAGTACTTCAGCTTGGGATAGTCAATCGTATTCCCAAACCCTAACCTCCTTCACTAAATAAGCTAAATCTGACACAGAGTTCACCCCATCCCTCGGTCccttaaccccccccccccccaaaaaaaagagaaaaaattaaaaattaattttgttgTAATGTAAGAGAATAATTACTAATTATGAATTTTAATTTGTCAGCTTCACAACCCAGCAAAGAATAATTACTAAATAAGTAATTAGTGATTTAAAAGTGACTCTGCAATGGATCAATAAGGGAATGGCTAGGTAGCTGAGTCGATGGTCGACCATCCTATCATTGCTCATCTGTTGGAGGTAGTTTTCCTCAAGCTACAGCGAAGAAGGATTTCCTTCACTgatggacttttttttttttttttgggtaaaacctTCACTGATGATGGGCATCATTTGCACTTTGATGGGTCATTTTGGATCTCCAACAAATAGAAGGAGTGAATATAGACAATGAAGATTTGTGGGTATTTCCTTCacaatgggtgaagaaaaaatatactttCTTGGGTGAAAGACAAGtcttctcttcattttcttcaacGTTGGAGATCCAAAATGACCCCATCAAAGTGCAAATGATGCCCATCATCAGTGAaggttctacccaaaaaaaaaaaaaaaaagaaaaaaaaagaagaagaagaagaagaagaagaagaagaagaagaagagaagaagaatatgtcATTTGTGACATATACCAAGCATGGCTCTCGGTTTTCAAATGTTTATTCAACTACATAGTAAATTATACAAGAAAACtatcagggttgggttggtataATAGTGTGTAATTGCACTTCACTATAAAAACCTAACTTTGTATCAAAATATGGATACAAAATGCTAAAGTCAACTTGACAAACttttcttgaaaaaaagaaaaaaaaagaaactagacAAACTCAACTTATTCAAGACAACATGAAATATCCCTTTCAGTTTCAATGTCAACTAGAAAATATATAGAAGTGTGACTCCTAAGTGATTTATCCTTCTTATAGAAACCACCTTCTTATATTGATTATATTTCACTTGAGAAGAATATAATGAAAAGATTAAGTCAAAGAGGTTCCATTGGTAAagtgaaaaaaatgataatgttTTTTGGGTTGAATAAATGTATTTTCCAAACAAGGCCTCATTCTACAATATCTATTGACATGGATTTATATCACTTGCCTATAACACTCTTTGTTTGTTTATTGGTTGCGATCATGTACTATATATCATTTGCGGAcctcattcaattcaatttgggGCTACTTCAGCGTCAAAATGTTGTTATTGGTTTGAGGGTTTGACATCTCAAGAGGAAAAGGCTCTTTTACTTCCTAATAAGTTAAGGATATTCTCCATTTAAACATCTATAGTTACACTTAATTGTTAccatcatataaaaaaaatggtattatGTTATTACCATACCATGTGGcatataaaattttatattacTGTTTTTTGTCCCTTACGAGAGAAAAAATATTGTAAGAGGGTAAAGTGGATATAGTTAGACTTCTAATGTAACAAACAGCGCAAACCCAgcaagaaagatggaagaaaaagatGAGAGTTCCGCACGCCACCAGTGAAGAGAATCTACACACCATACCAATGACGGTACAAAGAGTGGTATCTTCCACATAGGATTAACATGATTagattaagagagaaaaaataataaagaactgCAAGTGAGAGGGAAATAATCCTCAGAGACATCGTGGCTattcttttctcaaaaaaagaaaaaaagaaacaaacctgAACTGCCCAAGCCCTAGTACCCGATTACGCTTTCACCAATGGTCGAACTTCTCCTTTTGCTTGTTCCCCACCTCTACCCGGAGCCCACCTCCACTGCACATATGGGCATTGCTTAACACTTGTgctttttccttgattcttgttctcatttcttataaaaaaaagttgTGCCATTCTCTTGGCTAGAACTTCAACaatttttccttcctcttttcctaTGTGTAGTTCATAAGCTTCTACTGCTATGATTTTTAACTTGTTATATCATTTAGTCCTCTAATTCAGTTGATCAGGTAAAAGAAATACCTTAAAATCATCATATCAGAaaaattctttattttgttgctcatcttgaatttttttttgttaagaatcAGCAACGAagtttattaataaataattgaGACCAAAGAATGAGAGAACAAACAAACTATTGAGCTATTTTTCCATCTTTCGCATGACCATCAACAAAAAAGCAATCCAACCAAAAGAAATACAATCAAATGGTTACGAGAACCTAAATTTGGGTCTCAATTGAGCATCCCAATTAATATTAGATACAAGAAAAGATGGAATCACATACCAAGTAGAATAAAATCTAGTTGAGGTAGCATCTTTGCTAGTTTGTCCTCTACATAGTTGATCTCACAGAAACAGTGGGATATATACCATAAACAAGAATCTAGGTAGCTCTTAATATACCACCACTCTTGCTGAAACACCcagtgattttcttttgttcttgatGCACATTACGATGGCTattgaatcacattcaatccaaagcTTTCAAATATTCATTGACCTCGCATGATTGGTACCAACAAAAAAAGTTGTGAATTCAGCAACAAAGTTTAAAGAAATCCCTTCATAATTTGCGAACAACCTAGAGGGAACCCCTTGGTCATCACGCAAAATACCTCCAACCCTAGAGCAACCAGGATTTCCTAGCAAGTACCCATCAATATTGAGCTTCCAAAATCTCAAAGGAGGGCATTGCCAAGTTACTTCAACAATCTTTCTTGTTGCTGATGGAGATATCAGTACCTTTAACCGTCTGAAAAATACAAGATCCGATACCAACTTGACATTGATTGGAACTAACTtggaaaaatcaattaaatctcTCAACACTGCCTTGACCACAAAAGAATGATTTCGCTCCAAACATTCATATTTTTGTTTGTTCCTTTCAAACCATATATGGTATGGAATAATAATAGCCATCCAAAGCTTGCACAAcctaatgatttttcttttctgtttccaCCATGAGAATAATTCCTCGATGGATGGAAAACCACAccagcaaataaaaaaaaacacatcagCTTTGTCCATACCTTAGAGCTAAAAGCACACTCCAAGAAAATATGAGTATAGGATTCACTCTCCTTTTTACATAGCTCACATATCGAAACCATCGGTACACAATGCTTTTTAAGCATATCATCCGTAGGCAAATGAGCATGAGCaaatctccatccaaaaacgAAAAATCTAGGAAGTAGACCCTTCATCTACACTAGACGAGGCCAACCAAGAATATTATTCTTATCCCTCAAAACCTCCCAGGCTGAATAAACTGAAAAATGGTTAGACTCAAAAAGAGACCATACCTATTTATCTTGAACGTCCACAGACGGAAGCTTGGTAA
It encodes the following:
- the LOC122085528 gene encoding peroxisomal membrane protein 11C, producing the protein MSTLDATRAELALVVLYLNKAEARDKICRAIQYGSKFLSNGEPGTAQNVDKSTSLARKVFRLFKFVNDLHALISPTPQGTPLPIVLLGKSKNALLSTFLFLDQIVWLGRTGIYKNKERADLIGRISLFCWMGSSVCTTLVELAELGRLSASMKKMEKDLKSTDKYQNEQYRTTLKKSNDRSLALIKSAIDIVVAVGLLQLAPKKVTPRVTGGFGFVSSLISCYQLLPPAPKSKAS